The Cellulophaga lytica DSM 7489 nucleotide sequence GAAGGATTAGAACATGCCAAAACTACACTACGTAAAATGGGGTTTATACCATACCACACAGAACGTATTATTGGTAATTACGGATATTTTAGTAATACAGATGCAGAAAGAGCCGCAGACCTTAATGAAATGTTTGCAAACCCGAATATAGATGGTATATTATGTGCGCGTGGCGGTTATGGATGCACACGCATTATGCAATTGATAGATTATAAAATCATTAAAAATAACCCTAAGGTTTTTATTGGTTTTAGTGATATTACAACCTTACTAAACGGTTTTTATATAGAAACTGGCTTGGTTGGTTTTCACGGACCTGTTGGCACTACACTAGATAATGAATACGGAATTTCTATGCTAGAACAACTAGTTATTAACCCTAAAAAAAGTGTTGTAATTCATAATTCTGACTTAACTGAAGAGCAAAAAGAAAATACAGAGTATAATAGATATGTTATTACAACAGGAAATGCAGAAGGTATTTTGGTTGGCGGAAGCTTAACTTTAATTAATGCCTTAATTGGTACACCACATGAAATAGATTTTACTAATAAAATTGTGTGTATTGAAGATGTAGAAGAATCTCCTTACCGTATAGACCGTATGTTAACGCAATTAATAGAAGGTAAAACTTTTAAAAATGCAGCAGGATTAGTTTTAGGAGTTTTTGCAGGTTGTGAAACAACACAAAAAACAAAAACATTTACGTTAAAAGAAGTTATTAAAGATAGGTTAGAGCCTTTAAATATACCTGCGGTATACGGTATGTCTTTTGGCCATATACCTGCAAATTTTACGTTTCCTATTGGTGTTAACGCTAAATTAAGCACGGCTTCTATGACGTTAACCATCACAGAAAAAGCCGTGCTTTAATTCTATTTTATTATTTAAAAGTGACTATTACTTTTTAAACTCGCTTAAAGTTTTTGTAATAATAGCAACACACTCTAACAACTGTTCTTTAGTCATTACCAATGGTGGTGCAAACCTAATAATGTTACCATGTGTTGGCTTAGCTAGTAAACCATTTTCTTTTAATGCCATACAAATATCCCAAGCAGTAGAACTATCTTCTGTATCATTAATTATAATAGCATTTAATAAGCCCTTACCTCTTACCAACGTAACTAAATCGCTAGTTTCTATAAATTTCCCTAATTCTTCTCTAAACAACTCACCTAAAACCTGAGCGTTTTCTGCCAGTTTTTCATCTCTAACAACCTCTAAAGCAGCAATACCAATTGCAGCTGCTACAGGGTTACCACCAAATGTACTACCGTGGTTACCAGGAGTAATAACGTTCATAATATCATTATTAGCCAAAACACCAGAAACTGGATAAGAACCACCAGACAATGCTTTCCCTAGTATTAAAATGTCTGCTTTAACCTCAGGAGTTCCAGAGCAATTTTTATCTGCACAAGTACAATTACCACATGTAGCTAATAAACGACCTGTACGTGCAATACCCGTTTGTACTTCGTCTGCTATAAATAAAACATTGTGTTTTTTACACAAAGCTTTAGCTGCTGCTAAATACCCTTCACTTGGCACATAAACTCCAGCTTCACCCTGTATTGGTTCTACTAAAAAGCCTGCAACGTTTTTGTTGTTTTCTAGAGCAGCCTCAAGAGCAACTAAATTATCATATTCAATTTTAATAAAACCACTAGTGTATGGGCCAAAGTTTTTACGAGCAACAGGGTCGTTAGAAAATGAAATTATAGTGGTTGTACGTCCGTGAAAGTTGTTTTCACAAACAATAATCTCTGCTTCATTCTCAGGAATACCTTTTACTTCATATGCCCATTTTCTACATAATTTTAGTGCAGTTTCTACAGCTTCTGCACCTGTATTCATTGGTAATAACTTATCGTAGTTAAATGTTTCTGTTGCAAATTTTTCAAACTTACCTAGCATATCATTATAAAATGCTCTAGAGGTAAGTGTTAATGTTTGTGCTTGGTTTACCATTGCACCTACAATTTTTGGGTGACAATGACCTTGATTTACTGCAGAATAAGCAGATAAAAAATCGTAATATTTTTTACCTTCCACATCCCACACATACACACCTTCTCCTTTGTTTAATACAACAGGTAAAGGGTGGTAATTGTGAGCTCCGTGCTTTTCTTCTAATGCAATTGCGTCTGCAGATGCCGATCCTTGAATAATTGACATAATCTAATTCTTTTAAATATAAAACTTAAACGATTCCTGCTTAAAGGAGAGAAATCAACCTTATTTTTTAATATTTTGCAAATTACAAATTGCTATTGGAGCATAAAAAATTTAAGACATTAATAATTAATTCCTCTATAATTTATAATTTATCAAAATAACATTAAAATTATCAAACTAAATTTAGCCTCAATTTTATTCATAATTAATAATAAGCAAGTATTTATATAACAAATAATTCTACTATTTTTGCGCTATGCGAAGAAAAACAAAAAGAGTAGTTTTTGAGAATGTAGAAGTAGTAGATGCTGGTGCAAAAGGAAAAACTATAGGAAAAGCTCCTGACGGACGTGTAATTTTTTTAAATAACGCCGTGCCTGGTGATGTTGTAGATGTACAAACCACAAAAAAAAGAAAGGCTTATTTTGAAGGTACTGCCATAAATTACCATACCTTATCTGATAAAAGAACAGAACCACAGTGCGAACATTTTGGCGTTTGTGGTGGTTGCAAGTGGCAACATATGGGCTATGAACATCAATTGTTTTACAAGCAAAAAGAGGTAGAAAATAATTTAACCAGAATTGGACACTTACAATTACCTGCCATTACTCCTATTTTAGGGTCAGAAAAACAATATTTTTATCGCAATAAAATGGAGTTTTCTTTTTCTGATAGCAGATGGTTAACATTAGATGAAGTAAAATCAGATAAGGAAATTGAAGATCGTAATGCTTTAGGGTTTCATATTCCTGGAATGTGGGATAAAATTTTAGACATTAAAAAATGTCATTTACAAGCAGACCCATCTAACGCAATTAGGTTAGAAACTAAGGAATTTGCTACCAAAAATAATATGACATTTTTTAACCCTAGACACCACACTGGTGAATTACGTACCTTAATGATACGTACTTCTTCTACGGGAGAAATTATGGTACTTATTCAGTTTTTTGATGATCATAAAGAAAATAGAGAAGCACTTTTAAATCACTTGGCTACTACTTTCCCTGAAATTACTGCCTTATTGTATGTAATTAATCAAAAACAAAATGATACTATTTACGATCAAGACATTGTTTGTTTTGCTGGTAGAGATCATATTTTTGAAGAAATGGAAGGTCTTCAATTTAAAATAAACCCAAAGTCTTTTTATCAAACTAACTCAGAACAAGCATATGAGTTGTATAAAATTACTAGAGATTTTGCAGAACTTAGCGGTGATGAACTAGTATATGATTTATATACCGGTACAGGGACTATTGCTCAATTTGTCTCTAAAAAAGCTAAAAAGGTTGTTGGTATAGAGGCTGTACCAGAAGCTATTGAAGATGCTAAAGCAAATGCTAAGCATAATAAAATAGATAATACTGTTTTTTATGCTGGTGATATGAAAAAGATTTTTAATCCAGAGTTTATTGCTCAAAACGGTACACCAGACGTAATTATTACAGATCCACCAAGAGAAGGAATGCACAAAGATGTAGTTGAGCAAATTTTAGCTATTGCTCCCAACAAAGTGGTTTACGTAAGTTGCAACAGTGCTACACAAGCAAGAGATTTGGAATTAATGAATGATATGTATGAGATTACAAGACTGCAAGCTGTAGATATGTTTCCGCAAACGCATCACGTAGAAAATGTTGTACTTTTGAAAAAGAGGGCATAATAATTGTTCCAAATTAAAAAGAAATCAAACTATATATTGATGAAAAAAATAGGAATATTAGCTGCAATTCTTCTGTTTACAGGCTTTACATCTTGTGAAAAAGATGATATTTGCGTAGATGGTGACACTGCTTTGTTAATTGTAAATTTTTATGATTTTGAAGCTGAAGAAGAAACTGAAAAAGCAGTTACTAAACTTAGAATTGTTGGTGAGGGACAAGATTCTCCTTTTGATAATGAAGATAGCATAGACAGAACCAACTTAACAACCATTAGTATTCCTTTGCGTGCAAATGAAACCACCACAACCTATAATTTAATTTCTAACTCTGCTGATAATGAAGATGGAGACGAAACTGGTAATACAGATACCGTAACATTTAATTATGCAACCAATGAAGTATATATTTCTAGAGCCTGCGGTTATGTTATTCATTATAATGAATTAACTAGTACACTTACTGCAGATGCAGAAAATTGGATTAAAAACGTAGAAGTAGTAGAAACCACAGTAGAAAACATAGCCGTAACACATGTTAAAATTTATCACTAGTATTTGTATTTTTAGTTTTGTTTTTAATGGCTTTGCGCAGAGTAAAACCATTGACTTAAACAAAAAGGATACGCTTGTTTATGAGCAACCATACGGTATACGTTTGGGTGTTGACTTAAATAGGCTTGCCCAGAATTTCTACAGAGAAGATTACAAGGGTTTAGAAATTACAGGGGATTATAGATTATCTCAAAACCTATACGTTGCAGCAGAACTTGGTAACGAAGAAAATACCAGAGATGAGGACAATTTTAATTTTACCACTACGGGTAGTTACTTAAAATTAGGTGTAGATTTAAATGTATATGATAATTGGTATGGTATGAACAATTCTATATACATTGGTGGTAGATACGCGTATAGCACATTTAAACACAAAATAAACAGTTACCAAATTTACGATAGTAATAGGTATTGGCAAGATGATTTTTTACCTGGCACAGAAAACTTATCTGAGTTTGATGGTTTAAATGCATCTTGGTTAGAGTTTGTTTTAGGTACTAAAGTAGAGATATTTAAAAATTTATATTTGGGTGCTAGTGTTCGTTTGGGGTATTTACTAAGTAACAAAACAGCAGATGGTTTTGCAAATATTTGGATTCCTGGCTTTAATAAAACTACTGAAGGTAGTAATTTTGGCACAGGATATAATTACAGCTTAAGCTATTTAATACCTTTATATAAAAGAGCTAAAAAGAAGAAAAAAGAACCTTTAGAAGAGCAAGAAAAGCCAAAACCTGAAGAAGGCCTAAAACCCAAAAGATAGTAATATACTAACTAAAAAAACAGTCTTTTTTATTAGTAAAAGGGAGCAATAAACACTGTTTATTGCTCCCTTTTACTAATATTATATTTTAGTAGGTTACTCCCTATCTTTATTAAACTTAGCTTTTTTACTTCCCTCATACATTACATATTTCACAAGCCTAGATTCTAAGTGACTGTTAAACACTTTTATTTTTCTAGACGGACGTAGACCTACGTGTTTTAATGCTTCAAGATTAGAAGTTATAAACCAAGCATCTGTACCTGGGTATTTTTGCTTTAAAGTGTCTCCTATACTTGCATAAAATTCTTCCATTTCTATATTTAGTCGTTCCCCGTAAGGCGGGTTAAACACCATATGTAAATGACCGTCTACCTCTTTTTCTGTATCAAAAAAGTTTTTACGCTCAACAGTTATATAATCATCTAAATTAGCATTTTCTACATTATCTTGAGCTTTACGTACAGCAGAAGGTGCTTTATCAAACCCCTTTATTTTAAAATGAAAATCTCTTGTTTTATTTAAGCTACTGTCTACAATTTTATCAAACAAATCCTCGTCAAAATCAGACCATTTTTCAAAAGCAAACTCTTTTCTATTTATGTTAGCTGGTATATTACAAGCAATCATAGCAGCTTCAGTTAAAAAAGTACCACTACCACACATAGGATCTATAAAATCGCACTGACCATCCCAACCACTTAATAACAGACAACCAGCTGCTAAAACTTCATTTATTGGCGCAATATTGGTTGCTGTTCTGTAACCACGTTGGTGCAAAGATCTACCTGATGAATCTAAAGCTACATTACAAGTATCATTCTGTATATGTATATTAAAACGTACATCTGGGAATTTAACATCTACATTAGGTCTTTCGCCTTCTGTATCTCTAAATTTATCTACAATGGCATCTTTAACTTTTTGAGACACGTATAAGGAGTGCGTAAACATATCAGACTTAATGGTAGTATCTATAGCAAAAGTAGTATCTGTAGTTAAAAACTCTCCCCAATCTATAGCATACATTTTCCTGTATAAATCTTGCTCATTATACACCTTAAAAGAAGTTACAGGTTTTATAATTTTAATAGCTGTACGCAAGCATAAATTTGCTTTGTACATAAAACCTTTATCTCCTTCAAAAAAGACACAACGTACGCCTTCTTTTACATTTACTGCGCCTAAATTGCGTAGTTCTTTTGCTAAAATCTCTTCAAAACCAAATAAGGTTTTGGCTATCATTTTATAATTATCCATAGGTATCTTAAAGAATACGCAAAAATACATTAATTTTGCCCCTTATTACATTTTGTCTGCAAAATTGTGTAACACCAATTTATTTATGATTTATATATTACCTATTCTTGGGGTATTGCTTAGTTTTATTTTTGTCTACGTTACCAAACCAAAAAATAAAGAAATATTTAAGTTACTACTTGCTTTTAGTGGGGCTTTTTTATTAGCTATAACAGTTTTTGAACTTTTTCCTGAGGTATACGAACACGGAGACCCTAAACAAGTTGGTGTATTTATAATGCTTGGTATTTTGTTGCAAATATTTTTAGAGTTTTTCTCTAAAGGAGCAGAACACGGTCACGTGCACCTTAATATAGATAGTGTTAATTTACCTTGGATGCTTTTTATTAGTTTATCTATACATTCATTATTAGAAGGTATGCCACTTGGTCACCACCACAATCATAACTTTGTGTATGGCATATTGGTTCATAAAATTCCTATTGCTATAATTTTAAGTATTTTTTTACTTAATTCTAAAATTAAACTAGCACAGGCGGTATTATTTATTACGCTATTTGCGTTTATGACACCATTAGGTAGTTTATTAAGTTCCAATTTAACTTTTTTAAAGACGTACCATATACAAATTACAGCATTGGTTATTGGAGTTTTACTACATATTTCTACAGTTATTTTGTTTGAAAGCTCAGAAGGTCATAAGTTTAACTTAAGAAAGTTATTAGTTATCATTTTTGGTATAGCTATTGCTTATTTTATCTAAGATATGTTTAGCAGAGAAGAATCTAAAAAATTGCGTGAAGAGTTCTGGATTTCTTTTGGAAAATCGTTTCCTAGGAAATGGACACTTTACAATACAGGAATTAAAAATTTATCTTTTAAGTTTTATTTTGATAAAAAAACTGCAATGGTAACTTTAGATTTAGAGCATAATGATTTAGAAAAGCAGATAGATACTTGGGAAAAATTATCTTCCTTAAAATCTATTATTACTACAGATTTTTTACCTGATGCTATTTTTACAGACGCTTACATTTTAGATAACAAAAAAGAAATTTCTAGAATTTATGTGATTAAAGAAAATGTTAGCATACACAACAAAAACACTTGGCAAGAGACAATGGTTTTCTTAAATGAAAATATGCAAAAGTTTGAAGCTTTTTTTGAAGATTATAGCGACATTATTAAAGGATAAAACAGACTAAATTAGCGTTAATATAAAGAAAAAGTGTGCCACACTACCTGCCAAAACAAACAGGTGCCAAATAAAATGATTGTAAGGTATTTTGCGTATTGCGTAAAATACAATTCCTACTGTATAAAATACTCCTCCTAAAAACAATAAGTTTAACGCCAACGAACTTACGTTTGCAACTAAACTAGAATAGTCTAAAACTATAAGCCAACCCATTGCTAAATAAAGTAATAATGACAAAGCCTCAAACCTACCTGTAAAAAATAGTTTTAGAATAATGCCCACAATGGCTATACCCCAAACTA carries:
- a CDS encoding DUF6452 family protein; the protein is MKKIGILAAILLFTGFTSCEKDDICVDGDTALLIVNFYDFEAEEETEKAVTKLRIVGEGQDSPFDNEDSIDRTNLTTISIPLRANETTTTYNLISNSADNEDGDETGNTDTVTFNYATNEVYISRACGYVIHYNELTSTLTADAENWIKNVEVVETTVENIAVTHVKIYH
- a CDS encoding ZIP family metal transporter, giving the protein MIYILPILGVLLSFIFVYVTKPKNKEIFKLLLAFSGAFLLAITVFELFPEVYEHGDPKQVGVFIMLGILLQIFLEFFSKGAEHGHVHLNIDSVNLPWMLFISLSIHSLLEGMPLGHHHNHNFVYGILVHKIPIAIILSIFLLNSKIKLAQAVLFITLFAFMTPLGSLLSSNLTFLKTYHIQITALVIGVLLHISTVILFESSEGHKFNLRKLLVIIFGIAIAYFI
- the rocD gene encoding ornithine--oxo-acid transaminase; amino-acid sequence: MSIIQGSASADAIALEEKHGAHNYHPLPVVLNKGEGVYVWDVEGKKYYDFLSAYSAVNQGHCHPKIVGAMVNQAQTLTLTSRAFYNDMLGKFEKFATETFNYDKLLPMNTGAEAVETALKLCRKWAYEVKGIPENEAEIIVCENNFHGRTTTIISFSNDPVARKNFGPYTSGFIKIEYDNLVALEAALENNKNVAGFLVEPIQGEAGVYVPSEGYLAAAKALCKKHNVLFIADEVQTGIARTGRLLATCGNCTCADKNCSGTPEVKADILILGKALSGGSYPVSGVLANNDIMNVITPGNHGSTFGGNPVAAAIGIAALEVVRDEKLAENAQVLGELFREELGKFIETSDLVTLVRGKGLLNAIIINDTEDSSTAWDICMALKENGLLAKPTHGNIIRFAPPLVMTKEQLLECVAIITKTLSEFKK
- a CDS encoding THUMP domain-containing class I SAM-dependent RNA methyltransferase; this encodes MDNYKMIAKTLFGFEEILAKELRNLGAVNVKEGVRCVFFEGDKGFMYKANLCLRTAIKIIKPVTSFKVYNEQDLYRKMYAIDWGEFLTTDTTFAIDTTIKSDMFTHSLYVSQKVKDAIVDKFRDTEGERPNVDVKFPDVRFNIHIQNDTCNVALDSSGRSLHQRGYRTATNIAPINEVLAAGCLLLSGWDGQCDFIDPMCGSGTFLTEAAMIACNIPANINRKEFAFEKWSDFDEDLFDKIVDSSLNKTRDFHFKIKGFDKAPSAVRKAQDNVENANLDDYITVERKNFFDTEKEVDGHLHMVFNPPYGERLNIEMEEFYASIGDTLKQKYPGTDAWFITSNLEALKHVGLRPSRKIKVFNSHLESRLVKYVMYEGSKKAKFNKDRE
- a CDS encoding S66 peptidase family protein, yielding MLKRRKFITTALGTAATSLLPITISNTSYTPKNNNLLKGKQLKKGDTIGLVAPGYAVSSEGLEHAKTTLRKMGFIPYHTERIIGNYGYFSNTDAERAADLNEMFANPNIDGILCARGGYGCTRIMQLIDYKIIKNNPKVFIGFSDITTLLNGFYIETGLVGFHGPVGTTLDNEYGISMLEQLVINPKKSVVIHNSDLTEEQKENTEYNRYVITTGNAEGILVGGSLTLINALIGTPHEIDFTNKIVCIEDVEESPYRIDRMLTQLIEGKTFKNAAGLVLGVFAGCETTQKTKTFTLKEVIKDRLEPLNIPAVYGMSFGHIPANFTFPIGVNAKLSTASMTLTITEKAVL
- a CDS encoding DUF6048 family protein produces the protein MLKFITSICIFSFVFNGFAQSKTIDLNKKDTLVYEQPYGIRLGVDLNRLAQNFYREDYKGLEITGDYRLSQNLYVAAELGNEENTRDEDNFNFTTTGSYLKLGVDLNVYDNWYGMNNSIYIGGRYAYSTFKHKINSYQIYDSNRYWQDDFLPGTENLSEFDGLNASWLEFVLGTKVEIFKNLYLGASVRLGYLLSNKTADGFANIWIPGFNKTTEGSNFGTGYNYSLSYLIPLYKRAKKKKKEPLEEQEKPKPEEGLKPKR
- the rlmD gene encoding 23S rRNA (uracil(1939)-C(5))-methyltransferase RlmD encodes the protein MRRKTKRVVFENVEVVDAGAKGKTIGKAPDGRVIFLNNAVPGDVVDVQTTKKRKAYFEGTAINYHTLSDKRTEPQCEHFGVCGGCKWQHMGYEHQLFYKQKEVENNLTRIGHLQLPAITPILGSEKQYFYRNKMEFSFSDSRWLTLDEVKSDKEIEDRNALGFHIPGMWDKILDIKKCHLQADPSNAIRLETKEFATKNNMTFFNPRHHTGELRTLMIRTSSTGEIMVLIQFFDDHKENREALLNHLATTFPEITALLYVINQKQNDTIYDQDIVCFAGRDHIFEEMEGLQFKINPKSFYQTNSEQAYELYKITRDFAELSGDELVYDLYTGTGTIAQFVSKKAKKVVGIEAVPEAIEDAKANAKHNKIDNTVFYAGDMKKIFNPEFIAQNGTPDVIITDPPREGMHKDVVEQILAIAPNKVVYVSCNSATQARDLELMNDMYEITRLQAVDMFPQTHHVENVVLLKKRA
- a CDS encoding DUF4268 domain-containing protein produces the protein MFSREESKKLREEFWISFGKSFPRKWTLYNTGIKNLSFKFYFDKKTAMVTLDLEHNDLEKQIDTWEKLSSLKSIITTDFLPDAIFTDAYILDNKKEISRIYVIKENVSIHNKNTWQETMVFLNENMQKFEAFFEDYSDIIKG